The sequence below is a genomic window from Salvelinus fontinalis isolate EN_2023a chromosome 19, ASM2944872v1, whole genome shotgun sequence.
CTGTCAAGGCAACCGGATAACAATGTCAACCCGCCCTGCTATCGTTTTTATTCAGGAAACTTAGAGCGAATGGTCCAAAACTTTAGGTGGATAATAGACCTATGACAAATATCATTAATGCATACCCGAGAAGACCCACTGACGAACATAGGAGAGGGGTAGATGGGGTCAGTGAGCTAATTTGAGAACCACAGAACGTGGTTCAGTTCCGTTCCCACCTCTGCTTGCCCGGCCTTCCACGAAATGGATTTGCGGCGAACTGGAGGGATGAGAGCCAACGAGACTGCGCCATTCTTATAGAAAAATTAACGTAAATTATTCGAGACTATTAGAAGACCCATGTGATATTTAGTCGCATAACCGACAAAAATCATAGAGAGCAACGTATTATTCACGTTAATCCGACAATGTGATAGGCTACATAGCTAGAAAAAAAACGTGCTCTGAGGCGAATCATTATTCAGTGGATATTATTTGTTTTCACAAAACAGTCTGAAAACCAAAACAAATGTATTGTTTATGTAATACCTGTGTAACGTAAACGTTTAATTGGAAAGTTACCCCAGAGAGATTACCCGGGGCAATCACAGAAAATACACGTTGCCACCCGAAGGGGGgcgctatactgttacatatctACAAACTACTCTGTGTCAATAAAATAGTTGACAGACCTAAAAACATTTATTCTCAATGTGTCGTTTTTACAACACTATTCCAAACATGTGGGGGTAACTAAACATTTTCAACAAGGGctaaaatgccccccccccccccccttccgtcAGCAAGCAGCACTGCCTCACGTCCGCCATTAGAGAGCGAGCGAAACAATATGAAAGAGTGGAGGCAATATAGCTTAGTACCCTTCCAcagcagagagggggagaaaatcTCAGGCGGGGTACAAACTGACTGATAAATCGTCACATATTTACTTTCTAACATAGCAGGAGACTTAAGGGAGCCCGTGGACAGCTGTCTAACACCTCAGCTAGTTGTTGAAACTTTGACTAATTAACCGTAAAATGTCAATAAAACGTCTCGGAAATTCTTACCGGAGTCGAGCTTGAACCGATATAGCGCCACTTTTGTGCCTTGATATAAATCGGGGAACGCACGCATGCGCCCCAACGTAAAGACGTTCTTGTCCGCGCGTGGGAGGATTCTTCCAACGAGATCTGAACGAGATCTTTCTCCTGTTTCATCATCGCGCAGGCGCACAATGTTCAATCAGGAGTGGTGCGGTTGACAATTCAATTGGTCTCGAATACCTGAAACTCATAATAATAGCAGTACTTTACCATGAACCAGCCACATAATGCATTTGGCAATGATTACGCATTTTACTTTGCCATCTGGTGTGTTTACGGTTGAACCGCAATCGAGGTGGCATTGACCACACTGTAGAgatccaatcagcattcagtcCTGTCCCGGTTGCGTTCATGTCCAACACACGTCTACCGGTGGTTTCTGCATTACATAATGGCTTTCAATAGAATATTACCATGtgccaaaataaatgttttaacggAATATGTCAAACACCACCCTTGGAATCATGTAGCATGTTATATGAAAAACATAATGTTGCAAACATCTGGTTCAAATCACCCTTTTAACACTTTGGTCAGTATGTGTTCTGTAGACCAATGTTATCTTAACCATTTCGGAACCGTCTTGCAACGAAGCATTGCGGAGTTGGACCATACTCACATGTTGAGAGAGCACGGGGCACTTTTTATACAAAGCACAGGACTAGAGGGCTTTTAAAAATGGCGGATCAGGTGCGTGAGAAAGAGTCAAGCATGGTCtcaaaacaaaacatataaaccaGGTGCTATGCCCATACTCTGATAGCCTACATCTGCAAACTTACCGAATTAAGAAGACCCAAGAACATTACTTTCATGGTGATGATGCTATAACGGCAATATTTGCTAATGTGCTGAATGATTCAGGATCATTGATCTATAAAAGAACAGGATCCGCTTGCTCTGACCCAGCTCTAAAGGACCATGTACTAAAAAAAACGGTAATGGGTAATGGCTAGAACGGGTCCTGCTTATCTCAAATTAACGTCAGATTTGACTTCGTAGCGGGATAAAACTgaagcagcaggttaggagaattaggttaaatGTTAGGGTTAGATAAAATGccaccaaaaaaaaaaattgggcgtTATTTTGACAACCGTTGGATCCCTTCTAGTCATGACCCTTGTGCTGTGGGGCATTTTATCCGCATCCTTTTATTGGTCTAACCCCCGCCTAGCGATGAATTTATGCTATTGCAAGCAGATGATTGTGTGCACTGACTGTATTAGGCTATACTTTATTGTTGAAGAGTGGAACGTTGATGCTCATAGTGTCTGTGTGTAAATCACATGTGAATGAGTAACCTTACTGATATGATCTGGCATCTTGCGTAACACCCTGCTAACGCCTAGGCTTTTAGCTCAGCAGGCCAACCCAACCTTGGGAAACCTGAGTTCGACCGCAGTTGGTCACACAGCTGCATCCTGTCAGTGCTTATTATACAAGTATGAGCCTTTATAGTTAATAGGCCATTAATAAAAATACATTATCAATAGAcatttgatatacagtacatattttAAAAATCTAGATGTACATCTAACCTAATTCCAAACCATTCACAAGCACTTATTCCCATTTTGCAGTCCCATTCTATTGCAACAAATGGGTGACAGACTTGAATTGCTGGTCAAAGTTGTGATGTCATCTGTCTTGTGTCGTTCATCAGCAGGATTTGCATTCTAAGCTACCATGGCTATTACTCTCTCACACAAGCAGGAACAAATGCCCTGTTTCAAAATACTGCATTACAATTATTTACTCCACAAAGTGTGCATTTGACCACTCCTCCTCATGGATTTAAAATAATTGGATTGGTGTAAGAATAAACCAGAGATTTTCCACCATAATTCATAGACAAGTCCATTTATTTTCAATCGATGGGGGGGGGAGTTAAAACAAAAGTGCAAAAGGGGGAGAAATTGGACCACAGCCCTATGAGTCTTGCAACCGTCACTCAATCCACTCCGGCCATTTTGTTCGTCCTCAAAAGGACTCTCTACTGATGACGTTCAGATAAAGGACCGCCCAGGAGCCTGTTCAGGACATTGAAACGGTACAATACgttcaatacatacacacacagagaaaaaaaCATGATCAAAGTACCGGCTGACACAAGACATAAATAAAACCTCACtgttttattgaactaggcaaatATATCACCCTGTTTTACTTCAATACCCGTTTGTACAGCAGTTGACAAAAAAGGGGAAATTATCTCAATGATATGGCTGTTAAGACATATGTAATGCTCACATCAAATGAATTCCCACCTCTTATAAAACAAGGATTACAGTAGATCATTGATAACTGCTTATCCAACTATCGTACGTCTACAATGGCATGTTGTTGCCAGGATGTGCTCTGCattatcatcatcacaactactacTTTAACTACAAGTGATTTGGATGACTATTTTAACCAGGTAGTTATAATCATGCATTCTTGAAAGCTCTTATGTAGTTAAAGTAGTTTAGGATATAGAATCATGTGTTGCAAAAGTGCCTAAAACAACAACCATCCTTCATACTTATGGCCACCGCACGcacacatgtacagtgcattcgggaaggtaTTAAGAGCCCtggactttatccacattttgcattttgttacgttacagccttattctaaaatggattaaatagttattcccccctcaatctacacagaataccccataatgacaaagcaaaaacgttaaaaaatatataataatgatAGAAATGTTTGTGTTCTAATTAAACACAGCATTTATCTTCACCTCCCCCATTTTCCCCTTATTTTTTCTCCTCCCCCGTACCTTCATCAGGGCCGTCTCTCCTCCCAGTGTCTGAGCGTTAACGTAGGACCCTGCCTCCAGGAGGATAGCAACTGTGGTCAGGAAGTTCTGAAATGATAAATGAAAGGATAGAGGGTTAAGCTTTGGCCTTAACTTATATGTACTCATCACCATTATTAGGTGTCGGGGTCCTGTCTACATGCCCCCTTGTTTATAGTAAGTAAACATAGCAGAACAGACATTTAACATACAAACAAGGGGAATGTATACGTGTGTACTTGTAATAAGGTGGTTTAAACCATTCTGTCCTGTGTTACCTTCTCTGCAGCGTGCATTAGGGCAGTGGTGCCGTTCTTCTGCCGTCCGTTCTCCTTCACTCCCTTCTTTATCAGCAGCCTCAGGATGTCATCCTGTCCCcctgctgctgccaacatactcaTGGACATACCACTGGTGTCCTGTGGAaggcaacagacacacacacatacacacagacagactccttCATTACTAAGGACCACAGCTTTCCAAAGCCACTTGTAGCAAACAAGTTACATATGATATTAAATGGGGAGGGGCTAATTGCTTAAAGAATTAGAGGGGCAGTTCACTTATTTGAAGGTTTAGCTGATTTTATACTTACCTAGGGTGTTGTCTTTTCATCCAAAATGGTTAAGTTCATAAAAGCATAAAGCAATGGTGATGATAGATTCCTAGCATTACGTCATGAAATCTCAAAGCTGTTTCCTTGAACTGTTATTGGTACAATTCTAAATCCCTGTTGGAACACTAATAGTGGACCTCAAGAAGGCTATATGAATATTCTGAGAACTGGAATAACATTTGAACATTTACATCAAGTAACAATTTATTAACGAAG
It includes:
- the LOC129816888 gene encoding M-phase phosphoprotein 8-like isoform X2, which codes for MMDGEHQEENPSHEKENALHNEEKTSCDVVKTLCDMERALCDIKKSAEESSSSNDENSSDDEDTSGMSMSMLAAAGGQDDILRLLIKKGVKENGRQKNGTTALMHAAEKNFLTTVAILLEAGSYVNAQTLGGETALMKAPGRSFI